From a single Nitrogeniibacter mangrovi genomic region:
- a CDS encoding FecR domain-containing protein: MLTAFDWPPLRPHQRILTHLLLVPILLLSSWAAHAQCDAPVARLISMQGVVEVSAAGKTEWHPARVGQDLCAGELVTVRKQSRAAVLFEGDVLTRLDQFSTLEIAARPKDGDAALGLREGIVHVISRLKKRVEVIAPVVNALVEGTEFTVMARGDNGRVVVAEGRVRVSNDAGVTRLTAGQAADVSPGQTPRAIPVQPLDSVRWAIHYPLVVWPASDNLKAARALGVRARYTDALARLEGQDGGEAQAYRANLLLALGRFDDAQRVVDGDLGAAQANALRATIAVAQSRLTEARQLIDTALSTQPESATVHMAASYVYQAEGRLDAALQAAIEATRRRPGNPLAWARRAEMELTLARLEDGQRSAQHALDIDAGTVRAKAMIGFALVLSGDLSEAGIRLTDAIAADPADPLAHYALGLNEIRQGRVAEGRRELEVAVLLDPSNVEYRAILGRAYMAEHQDKHAATQLELAARIDPASPSPRFFEAQRRLLNGDMLGAIDVGNQALELNDNRLTLRSPGLLATDRAARATTLGSAYRLAGLDGGFKEVAADAVEADPSSGSVHRLMAQAYTDDQRLEIARVSEQFQSFIYGDIGEPMVMPQDLVTAIPVLNGARVMSLNETAAMFGNTPNAFSMSGLVGSQETWGASAMASAGGERYQASVGHFDYRSDGFAEDGKIDLSATRGQLRWQATQDLMLFGDVLHKDLATDDVTQSLYTIYSATAASERSDLTRAGLRFKMSPTSSLVLVGSNESGSKGDSNATPETVIGLFHFQTDADSRTRFSRHGLGLRFDAEGEHTRYQLGASSYRLKETARTNEIETISSPFFSIVNPSSYRVREDAKVNRIFGQLRWAFVERAALYLRGVFVRYDDQAFKYDGSTVNDVSRRDTERLMPSVGLAWRDGTGTTLRGAFIQDVSTPSPGNQSLMPTRFAGFDASFDDVPGTRFRRLALGVERRLGHGASVGGEWSRRKMGVSYELCAATDCMTRWDEHRHSVHLTWPLTRYAGAEIGWRYYAIRLLRQDIPAVAGGYQPLSMRTEELPLRLFVQWPSQWRSSVEVVRVRQDVTNLASAGRARNNASFWVTNVQLQYGSPGSRWGVGLEVRNLFDQDALIQDTDLLTAEPRTPLWYPERSVFLTARFGF; encoded by the coding sequence ATGCTGACTGCATTCGACTGGCCCCCGCTGCGGCCGCATCAACGGATCCTGACCCACTTGCTGCTGGTGCCGATCCTTTTGCTGTCCTCATGGGCGGCGCATGCCCAGTGTGACGCGCCCGTGGCACGCCTCATCTCGATGCAGGGCGTGGTCGAAGTCAGCGCCGCGGGCAAGACCGAATGGCATCCGGCCCGGGTGGGACAGGATCTGTGCGCCGGGGAGCTGGTCACGGTACGCAAGCAAAGCCGGGCCGCGGTGTTGTTCGAGGGCGACGTGCTGACCCGTCTCGATCAGTTCTCCACCCTCGAGATCGCCGCACGACCGAAGGATGGTGACGCGGCGCTCGGGCTGCGTGAGGGCATCGTCCACGTCATCAGCCGACTCAAGAAGCGGGTCGAGGTGATCGCCCCGGTCGTCAATGCCTTGGTCGAAGGCACCGAATTCACCGTGATGGCCCGGGGAGACAACGGGCGCGTGGTCGTCGCCGAAGGGCGCGTCCGGGTCAGCAATGATGCCGGGGTGACGCGCCTGACCGCCGGGCAGGCGGCTGACGTGTCGCCCGGTCAGACGCCTCGTGCCATCCCGGTACAGCCGCTTGACTCGGTGCGCTGGGCGATTCACTACCCGTTGGTCGTCTGGCCCGCGAGTGACAATCTCAAGGCAGCGCGTGCGCTGGGTGTCAGGGCCCGCTATACCGATGCCCTGGCCAGGCTGGAGGGTCAGGACGGAGGCGAGGCGCAGGCTTATCGAGCCAACCTCTTGCTTGCCCTCGGTCGCTTTGACGATGCCCAGCGCGTGGTCGACGGCGATCTCGGCGCGGCGCAGGCCAACGCGCTGCGTGCCACCATCGCGGTTGCGCAGAGTCGCCTCACCGAGGCGCGCCAGCTCATCGACACCGCCCTGTCGACGCAGCCCGAGTCGGCCACCGTGCACATGGCGGCCAGCTACGTCTATCAGGCCGAAGGGCGGCTCGACGCCGCGTTGCAGGCCGCGATCGAAGCGACCCGGCGCCGTCCGGGCAATCCCCTGGCATGGGCGCGTCGCGCCGAAATGGAGCTGACCCTCGCGCGTCTCGAGGACGGACAGCGAAGCGCCCAACATGCGCTCGACATCGATGCGGGGACGGTCCGTGCGAAGGCCATGATCGGCTTCGCCCTGGTCCTGTCCGGCGATCTGAGCGAGGCCGGCATTCGATTGACCGATGCCATCGCGGCCGATCCGGCCGATCCGCTCGCTCACTATGCGCTCGGCCTCAACGAAATCCGGCAGGGACGTGTGGCCGAAGGGCGTCGCGAGCTCGAGGTCGCCGTGCTGCTCGATCCGTCGAATGTCGAATACCGGGCCATCCTCGGACGGGCCTACATGGCCGAGCACCAGGACAAGCATGCCGCTACCCAACTCGAGCTGGCCGCCCGGATCGACCCCGCCTCGCCGTCGCCTCGCTTCTTCGAAGCCCAGCGCCGTTTGTTGAACGGTGACATGCTCGGCGCCATCGATGTCGGGAATCAGGCGCTCGAGTTGAACGACAACCGCCTCACGCTCCGTTCGCCCGGATTGCTCGCGACCGATCGTGCCGCCCGCGCCACCACCCTGGGGTCAGCCTATCGGTTGGCCGGTCTCGACGGCGGCTTCAAGGAGGTTGCCGCCGACGCGGTCGAAGCCGATCCGTCCAGTGGCTCCGTACATCGGCTGATGGCGCAGGCGTATACGGATGATCAGCGACTCGAAATCGCGCGGGTCAGCGAGCAATTCCAGAGCTTCATCTATGGCGATATCGGCGAGCCGATGGTGATGCCGCAGGATCTGGTGACCGCCATTCCGGTGCTCAACGGCGCTCGCGTGATGTCGCTCAACGAAACCGCAGCCATGTTCGGCAACACGCCGAATGCGTTCTCCATGAGCGGTTTGGTCGGCTCGCAGGAGACGTGGGGGGCGAGTGCCATGGCGTCGGCCGGGGGTGAGCGCTATCAAGCCTCGGTGGGCCATTTCGACTACCGCAGCGACGGATTTGCGGAGGATGGCAAGATTGATCTCAGCGCCACGCGTGGTCAGCTGCGTTGGCAGGCCACGCAGGATCTGATGCTGTTCGGCGACGTATTGCACAAGGATCTGGCCACCGACGACGTGACGCAGTCGTTGTACACGATCTACAGCGCGACGGCGGCTTCGGAGCGCAGCGACCTCACGCGGGCAGGGCTCAGGTTCAAGATGTCGCCGACCAGTTCCCTGGTCCTGGTGGGGTCGAACGAGAGCGGAAGCAAGGGGGATTCGAACGCGACGCCCGAGACGGTCATCGGTTTGTTCCACTTCCAGACGGACGCCGACTCGAGAACGCGCTTTTCCCGTCACGGATTGGGGCTGCGTTTCGATGCCGAAGGCGAACACACCCGTTATCAATTGGGCGCTTCGTCTTATCGCCTCAAGGAAACGGCACGCACGAACGAGATCGAGACGATTTCCAGCCCGTTCTTCTCGATCGTGAATCCTTCGTCGTATCGCGTTCGCGAGGATGCGAAGGTCAATCGCATTTTCGGGCAACTGCGCTGGGCCTTCGTTGAGCGCGCGGCGCTTTACCTGCGGGGGGTATTTGTCCGCTACGACGACCAGGCGTTCAAGTACGACGGTTCCACCGTGAATGATGTGAGCCGGCGGGATACGGAGCGGCTGATGCCGAGTGTCGGTCTGGCCTGGCGAGACGGCACGGGGACAACGCTTCGCGGTGCCTTCATCCAGGACGTCTCGACGCCGTCCCCGGGCAACCAGAGTCTGATGCCGACCCGGTTTGCCGGTTTCGATGCAAGCTTCGACGATGTGCCCGGGACTCGGTTTCGCCGACTGGCGCTGGGGGTCGAACGACGCCTGGGGCATGGTGCTTCGGTCGGTGGCGAGTGGTCGCGCCGCAAGATGGGCGTGTCGTATGAGCTGTGCGCGGCAACCGACTGCATGACGCGCTGGGACGAGCATCGGCATTCCGTGCATCTGACCTGGCCGCTGACCCGTTACGCAGGCGCCGAGATCGGGTGGCGATACTATGCCATCCGGCTGCTGCGCCAGGACATTCCTGCCGTGGCAGGAGGCTATCAGCCCCTTTCGATGAGAACGGAAGAACTGCCACTCAGGCTCTTCGTTCAGTGGCCGAGTCAGTGGCGATCGAGCGTCGAGGTGGTGCGTGTTCGACAGGACGTCACCAATCTGGCGTCCGCCGGCCGTGCGCGGAATAATGCATCTTTCTGGGTGACCAACGTTCAGTTACAGTATGGTTCGCCGGGAAGTCGGTGGGGCGTTGGCCTGGAGGTGCGCAACCTGTTCGATCAGGACGCGTTGATTCAGGACACCGATCTGCTGACAGCCGAGCCGAGAACGCCATTGTGGTATCCGGAGCGCTCGGTATTCCTGACGGCCCGTTTCGGATTCTGA
- the ppk1 gene encoding polyphosphate kinase 1: MSQDAVHNVTFINRELSLLQFQRRVLAQAADAEMPLLERLRFLCIVSSNLDEFFEVRVAGVKERIRLGVIEPDPEDGMTPAQLLAEISVSVHQIIAEQYRLLNDEILPALEQQGIAVLRRDRWSDALRAWVTGYFEHEVAPVLTPIGLDPAHPFPRVLNKSLNFAVELSGEDAFGRDTRAAIVQAPRALPRIIPVPPEISGIDHGFIFLSSVVHAHVGALFPGMSVLGCYQFRVTRNSDLFVDEEEVTDLRTTLKGELQQRHYGDSVRLEVADNCSQTMADFLLRQFNLAEGDLYRTPGIVNLVRLMQLPDRIDRPDLTFPPYQPGLPAEFQDAKQDLFSVIRARDVLLHHPYQRFAPVINLLRAAADDPAVLAVKMTVYRTGSESILMEHLIRAAQKGKEVTVVLELMARFDEEANINWASRLEEVGVHVVYGVFGFKTHAKLLMLVRRDDDGLRRYVHLGTGNYHPRTTAFYTDFGLLTSNAAIGEDVAELFKQITGVGKATQLTHLWQAPFALHANVLAHIRAEAAAARAGRKARIMAKMNALLESEVIEALYDASQAGVDIDLIVRGPCALRPGVEGLSDNIRVRSIVGRFLEHHRIFFFHADGEEKMYLSSADWMDRNFFRRIEVAFPVLDPRLKRRVMKEGLRAYLNDNCMAWEMLPDGQYRRKTSRGPRRSAQQSLMAELTGQGKR; this comes from the coding sequence GTCGTTGCTCCAGTTCCAGCGCCGCGTGCTCGCCCAGGCCGCCGACGCCGAGATGCCGCTGCTCGAGCGGCTGCGCTTCCTGTGCATCGTGTCGAGCAACCTGGACGAGTTCTTCGAGGTGCGCGTCGCCGGCGTCAAGGAGCGTATCCGCCTCGGCGTGATCGAACCGGATCCCGAGGACGGCATGACGCCGGCCCAGCTGCTGGCCGAGATCAGCGTCAGCGTGCACCAGATCATCGCCGAGCAATATCGCCTGCTCAACGACGAAATCCTCCCGGCATTGGAACAACAGGGCATCGCCGTGCTGCGCCGCGACCGCTGGTCCGACGCCCTGCGCGCCTGGGTGACCGGCTATTTCGAACATGAGGTCGCCCCGGTGCTCACGCCGATCGGGCTCGATCCGGCCCACCCCTTCCCGCGCGTGCTCAACAAGAGCCTGAACTTCGCCGTGGAGCTGTCCGGGGAGGACGCCTTCGGTCGCGACACCCGCGCCGCCATCGTCCAGGCCCCGCGCGCCCTGCCCCGGATCATTCCGGTACCGCCGGAAATCAGCGGCATCGACCATGGCTTCATCTTCCTCTCATCGGTGGTGCATGCCCACGTGGGTGCGCTGTTTCCCGGCATGTCGGTGCTGGGCTGCTACCAGTTCCGGGTGACGCGCAACTCCGACCTGTTCGTGGACGAGGAGGAAGTGACCGACCTGCGCACCACCCTCAAGGGCGAACTGCAGCAACGCCACTACGGCGATTCGGTGCGCCTCGAGGTGGCCGACAACTGCTCGCAGACCATGGCCGACTTCCTGCTGCGCCAGTTCAATCTGGCTGAAGGCGACCTGTATCGCACCCCGGGCATCGTCAATCTGGTGCGCCTGATGCAGCTGCCCGACCGCATCGATCGCCCCGACCTCACCTTCCCGCCCTACCAGCCGGGTCTGCCCGCCGAGTTCCAGGATGCCAAGCAGGACCTGTTCTCGGTCATCCGTGCCCGCGACGTGCTCCTGCACCATCCCTACCAGCGCTTCGCGCCGGTGATCAACCTGCTGCGCGCCGCCGCCGACGACCCGGCCGTGCTCGCCGTGAAGATGACGGTGTACCGGACCGGCAGTGAATCCATCCTCATGGAGCACCTGATCCGCGCTGCCCAGAAGGGCAAGGAAGTGACGGTGGTGCTCGAACTGATGGCGCGCTTCGACGAGGAGGCCAACATCAATTGGGCCTCGCGCCTCGAGGAAGTGGGCGTGCACGTGGTGTACGGCGTCTTCGGCTTCAAGACTCACGCCAAGCTGCTCATGCTCGTGCGTCGCGACGACGACGGCCTGCGCCGCTACGTGCACCTGGGCACCGGCAACTACCATCCGCGCACCACCGCCTTCTACACCGACTTCGGCCTGCTCACCAGCAATGCCGCCATCGGCGAGGACGTGGCCGAACTGTTCAAGCAGATCACCGGTGTGGGCAAGGCCACGCAACTGACCCACCTGTGGCAGGCGCCGTTCGCGCTCCATGCCAACGTCCTCGCCCACATCCGCGCCGAGGCCGCCGCCGCCCGTGCCGGGCGCAAGGCCCGCATCATGGCGAAGATGAACGCCCTGCTCGAATCCGAGGTCATCGAGGCACTCTACGACGCCTCCCAGGCCGGCGTGGACATCGACCTGATCGTGCGCGGCCCCTGCGCCCTGCGCCCGGGGGTGGAGGGCCTGTCGGACAACATCCGCGTGCGCTCCATCGTCGGCCGCTTCCTCGAGCATCACCGGATCTTCTTCTTCCATGCCGACGGCGAGGAAAAGATGTACCTGTCCAGCGCCGACTGGATGGACCGCAACTTCTTCCGCCGCATCGAAGTGGCCTTCCCGGTCCTCGATCCGCGCCTCAAGCGACGCGTCATGAAAGAAGGCCTGCGCGCCTACCTCAACGACAACTGCATGGCCTGGGAGATGCTTCCCGACGGGCAGTACCGCCGCAAGACCTCGCGCGGGCCACGGCGCTCCGCCCAGCAGAGCCTGATGGCGGAGCTGACCGGCCAGGGCAAGCGCTGA